One segment of Aquimarina sp. BL5 DNA contains the following:
- a CDS encoding peptide chain release factor 3 — translation MKFTEEIKRRRTFGIISHPDAGKTTLTEKLLLFGGAIQEAGAVKSNKIKKGATSDFMEIERQRGISVATSVLAFEYQNIKINILDTPGHKDFAEDTFRTLTAVDSVIVVIDVAKGVEEQTEKLVSVCRMRNIPMIVFINKLDREGKDAFELLDEVEQKLGLKVTPLSFPIGMGYDFKGIYNIWEKNINLFSGDSRKNIEETIEVSDLSSSELNTLIGDTAAETLREEIELVEGIYPSFNKESYQNGSLQPVFFGSALNNFGVRELLDCFVSIAPTPRPKESDIRIVEPDEKDFTGFVFKIHANMDPKHRDRLAFIKIVSGTFERNVPYLHTRHNKKLKFSSPNAFFAEKKEIVDISYPGDIVGLHDTGNFKIGDTLTTGEKLNYKGVPSFSPEHFRYINNADPMKSKQLAKGIDQLMDEGVAQLFTLELNGRKVIGTVGALQYEVIQYRLEHEYGAKCTYENLNVHKACWIETEDTDSDEFKDFKRVKSKFLAKDKQSQLVFLADSSFSLQMTQQKYPSIIFHFTSEF, via the coding sequence ATGAAATTCACTGAGGAAATAAAGAGACGAAGAACTTTTGGTATCATTTCGCACCCCGATGCAGGTAAAACAACATTAACTGAAAAATTACTATTATTTGGGGGTGCAATACAAGAAGCTGGGGCCGTTAAATCTAATAAAATTAAGAAAGGGGCTACTAGTGATTTTATGGAGATTGAACGCCAAAGAGGAATTTCTGTTGCTACCTCTGTTTTAGCGTTTGAATACCAAAACATCAAAATTAATATTTTAGACACACCAGGACACAAGGATTTTGCAGAGGATACCTTTAGAACTTTGACCGCTGTGGATAGTGTAATCGTAGTAATTGATGTTGCTAAAGGTGTAGAGGAACAAACTGAAAAATTAGTATCCGTTTGTAGAATGCGTAACATTCCTATGATTGTTTTTATTAACAAACTGGACCGTGAAGGGAAAGATGCTTTTGAACTGCTAGACGAAGTAGAACAGAAACTTGGACTGAAAGTTACCCCTCTAAGTTTTCCTATCGGAATGGGATATGATTTTAAAGGAATCTACAATATTTGGGAAAAAAACATTAATCTGTTTAGCGGAGATAGTAGAAAGAATATAGAAGAGACTATTGAAGTTTCTGATTTATCTTCATCTGAACTTAACACTTTAATTGGTGATACGGCTGCAGAAACTTTACGCGAAGAAATAGAGTTAGTAGAAGGAATTTACCCATCTTTTAACAAAGAATCCTATCAAAACGGAAGCCTACAACCCGTCTTTTTTGGTTCTGCATTAAATAATTTTGGTGTCCGTGAGTTATTAGATTGTTTTGTTTCAATTGCTCCAACACCAAGACCTAAAGAAAGTGATATTAGGATTGTAGAACCTGATGAAAAAGATTTTACGGGATTTGTATTTAAGATTCACGCCAATATGGATCCTAAACATAGAGATCGGTTAGCTTTTATCAAAATTGTTTCAGGAACTTTTGAAAGAAATGTGCCTTACTTACATACAAGGCACAACAAAAAACTGAAATTCTCTAGTCCAAATGCTTTTTTTGCAGAAAAAAAAGAAATTGTAGACATCTCTTATCCAGGTGATATTGTTGGTTTACATGACACTGGTAACTTTAAGATAGGAGATACACTAACTACCGGAGAGAAATTAAATTATAAAGGAGTTCCTAGTTTTTCACCAGAGCATTTTAGGTATATTAACAATGCTGATCCTATGAAATCCAAGCAATTAGCAAAAGGGATTGATCAATTAATGGATGAAGGAGTCGCACAATTATTTACCTTAGAATTGAATGGAAGAAAAGTTATTGGTACAGTTGGAGCGCTTCAGTATGAAGTAATACAATACAGATTAGAACACGAATACGGGGCAAAATGTACCTATGAAAATCTTAACGTACATAAAGCCTGTTGGATAGAAACAGAAGACACTGATAGTGATGAATTTAAAGATTTCAAACGTGTGAAAAGTAAATTTTTAGCAAAGGATAAGCAAAGTCAATTAGTATTTTTAGCAGATTCTTCTTTTAGTTTACAAATGACACAACAAAAATATCCTTCTATAATTTTTCACTTTACCTCGGAATTCTAA
- a CDS encoding DUF962 domain-containing protein: MSDRIKTYSEFYKFYLTEHRNRTSRTLHFVGTFLVFVIIAIAIYYSWSWKWFLVPVVGYGFAWVGHAFFEKNKPATFKYPLWSLISDFKLFFEILLGKRSLDSTKD, from the coding sequence ATGTCTGATCGAATTAAAACTTATTCTGAGTTCTATAAGTTCTATCTAACGGAACACAGGAATAGAACCAGTAGAACGTTGCATTTTGTTGGTACTTTTTTAGTTTTTGTTATTATCGCAATTGCTATCTATTATAGTTGGAGTTGGAAATGGTTTTTGGTGCCTGTTGTTGGATATGGCTTTGCATGGGTAGGTCACGCTTTTTTTGAAAAAAATAAACCAGCAACTTTCAAATATCCCTTATGGAGTCTAATTTCAGATTTTAAGTTATTCTTTGAGATTCTTCTCGGAAAGCGATCCCTGGACAGCACAAAAGATTAG